The sequence aaaataagttatgtactaataatttaaaataactttataatattatcatttattataaattttcatgcatgtaaaaaaatatattaatttttataattattatcttaaaaattatactagCGGTAATGAATGATTGATAATTGAtagtataaaaagtttttacatatatttttgtataGCTGGTAAACTAAATTTTCTCTTAGTATTAAATCACATATCTTCATTAGTTAGTTTTAATTTCACCAAAATTCAAATCGTGTACATTGGCACAAAATAAGAATGCTATATACTTTGTTTCATATAGGCATTGATTCAGTGGAGGTGGACTTAGAGATGGAAAGGGTGAGGGTAGGTGGGTATGTTGACAGGAACAAGGTGCTTAAGGCTGTGAGGAGGGCCGGGAAGAGGGCAGAATTCTGGCCTTACCCTAATCCTCCACTTTACTTCACAAGTGCTGACCATTACTTCAAGGACACCACCCATGAGTTCAAAGAAAGCTACAACTACTATAGACATGGCTACAACCTCCCAGAGAGGCACGGCACCATGCATGTGTCTCACCGTGGagatgacaatgttagcaaCATGTTCAATGATGATAATGTCAATGCCTGCCATATCATGTAATTCATTTATACCTTATTATTATATGTGTGTGCTAGCTAATGTGGAAAACTTTCATGACCATATGTAAATTAATTTGCAGTAACTGCTATGTGAATTTGAAGATGTTTTAACGTTcattaaaatagttaatcaaGGAAGTTGAACATTTtctataactaattttttaaaataatcgatCATATATTGCgatgatttaatttttcaaactgTCTTAAAAcactcttaaataaaaaaatgcatagaaatttgtaatattatatatgGCGGTGTGAAAATGTGAGTAAATataatagttttatttgtttttaataataaggacttaaaatttataatattgatGTGGATCAATTTAAGAAATCattgtgaattaaaaaaaaactgagaaagattaaaataaagtttaaaatccttATATTTCACCAATTTTCAAATTCGTCCTTGCCtaaaaaagttgaaaacaacCCCTTAATGAATATGTGTGCCTATGATACTCAAtgcaaattaacaaaaataaaattgagtcATTACTTTTTAACCCACAAAGTACATTAGTTATAACTAACATATTTCTAACACATTGAATACATGAATAACAACTTCCTAAGACATAAAGTACATGAATAATAACTTCTTAGCATGATGTATATTAATGACCATTTAAAATGGTCTTAAGCCTGGCATGTATGTATTAATCTTATCTGTTTTCTTTTCCATCTTTAAGATGtgtctctcttgttttttttttttttgtcatacatatttttcttataaaaaactCTCTTACCACTCTTTGGGGATCCAAGGGGATGAAAATTCACAAAGAGGTATAATATAAGTCTTGTGTTCTTTTATCACTTCTTGAGGAGTCAAGGGGACCAAAACATTTTCTTTATCATACAGGATATATTGTATGTTTCCATTCTAATCTTGCCTTTTATCATCCTTAGTGATGTAAGTGTTACCCATCCTTTATTAAAGGAAACTCTTTAACTTTTGTACATATACATCAACCATATCATCTATTTCTAAACAAGAATACGAGTTCATATTTGAATAATAGtaataacttgaataaaaaacaTATCCAATCCCAAAGGTTACTTAACACAATGAGGTTGTGCTGACCACTATATTAGACCATGCATATACTCAATGTACTTAAACAAACCTTAGTGTCCCCGTATCCACGCACACACAAAACAATCAACACTAAACTCTATATGAATGACTTAATAAATgcaatcaaaaagaaaaaagaactaaCACGAAGGAACTTGGGAAATATACACTAGGTGACGAGACAAACAATTAGTATTTGGGGTAacttagtttctttttttttaactttttcttgcTTCCTCCCATTTTTACTTGTCAGTTAGTTATGTCTATTGCATCTTAGGCTAAGAAAAATTAGCCCTTTGTTAGGCCTAACATTCTTATTTTATCCTAAAGTTTTAAGCCTACTACGtaagaaataatatttaatcatttaGTTTTCTAATTACTCCATGTTTTGGAaggttacttttttttcttttataaaataattttgttctcaaaatttgtaacttaattACATACCTAACTCGAAAAATTATGAATAGATTAATCTTATTTGTTGTCCGAATAGATTAATCTGATCTCGTTGTTCCATCTCATTTGATCatctttaaagtaattattacaaacaatttttattgggaaaataatattatttcctaAATGTTCATGTACTATGACAAACAAACAATTTAGATGAGTATTGACTCAAAAGTGAGATGTACTAACTCTAACTCAATTcttatagtgataattttttttttaaaaatgagagGCATAATATATTATGAAGGTTAATAAGCTAGGATAATATAATAAACCATAGACTCAATTCTCTTAAGGATTTGGACTCCTCTAAAATTGAGATTTAACTTTTTGGCCTTAAACAAGGGTGTGGAAAAATAGAaccaaattaaattgaattggttcttttttttttttatcactagaATTGTTCCTTTTCATTATTCTAGGtagaaaattaacaattaacaaatatatatatatgtacactTTAAAAAGGATTAATTGTGATAAttgaaaaagttattttaatttgcgTTGAAAGTGAATTTGATGGAAAGTAGAAGCGATACGTTAAACACGAAAATTTTTTTCTactattatttcttttacttCTCATACAAAGTAATAtcttatatataattagttaaaattatttcggctcaatatatttaaaaaacaaataaaagtttatatatatatatatatatatatatatatatatatatatataataaaaacaaatcaattaAAGGATGATAGTTTatgattaaagaataaaatatatatttactcaATCAAAGATAGTcaatttaaatgattaaatatttataagaatgtaaaaattagaaaaagttatttctttaattttctaatgtaatttttagttacaaaaatcatttaaaaaatatttaaacataaactacaattaactaaatattataatttatttttaacaaaaaaaatcttgacCATAGTCTGAatgtaaacaatatttttttatgctttttaggACGAATTTGGTGATTTACATAATAATACATgatgataaaaacaaataattaacagcATAAgcactatttttaaatttaatttaattttctatcatcttaatttttcttacattttaaaaataaaataaaaaaactccaTTGCATCTATGGGATACTGGTAAACATACAACAAGAAGATATGTGTATTGatcaatgaaaatataaaaacacaataatgatccaatatctttatatttttttttcatataaacagGCCGTTTCTATATATGTTTTGGCCTTAGATAAATTTTGTATGTGAGTCTTATCCATTTTCATCTATTCCTCCACTTTTTTGtgtaaaaattgttaattaaaatttaatattcaagcaatattttcatatttcattCAATAGTAATTTATTCTACTATATATTACAATATAAATGATCTCAAATTAaatctagaaaaaaataattttgaatattttttttcacaatgacaataattgtaaatattattaattatattttataaacatgcatataaaaaggatttttttttaatatactttaatatttttaataagacattaatttttctgtaaatatttcttttaatatcttcaatttatgaagaaaaattaaGACCAATAATACCAAATTAATACTtactaaaacttaaatttatttcaagataaatatatattttttcaatttgctTTCTTTTGCAATTCTCAATTATtatgattcaaataaaaaatacaaactaattttatattttacaataagAAAACTTACCACTCTCATTTTcatcaaaatatatatcatattcttttcataaaatttaatcactatattcattttaatatgattttttttaatttaaagtgaaTGGAAActaatttttctataattttcaaatgaattatAAACTTATCAAATGATTTATGATATATCTATGTGTAtacttatattaaaatttgataattttactaacaaaataataataaatgatataataaaacgtattacctaataatttaaatttaaattaattttttataaaagtatataaaattaagagctTGTTGTGGGAGGTCCAAGACAATGACCTAATTGGCCTTGCCATTGGCGGCACCGCATATAAACAAGAGAcatagttaaatattttaaaaaaccaatcTAAGTAACGTGCATATTTTAGacaaaagtttaaacaaattgcaaaaatagttaaatattaaaaaaaaccaacatTGGTAACgtgcatatttaatatttaagaaaaaagtttaaacaaatagtaaaaatttattatatttcataaaatcATTCTAACGAATCAATTAAAAGtacaatattaattaatctGAATTTGAAATCAATAATTGACTGGAAATGATAGTGCGTATTGTTGTTATTGGAACAGGTGTGAGGTGTCTCATCTCAGCTGGAATTTTGCTTGGTCTGTCTGTACGTCTCTGCTTCCACTCCCTCACATCGCACACTTTTCCGAATTTCGATTCAATGGATCCATCATCGTCACCACTCCGCCAAAACGACGTCGCTTCCTTCGACCGCCAAACTTCTTCTAGAATATACTTGCACTCCTCCTCTTCCGACGACGACGTTTCGCCCTCCCACTCTATCCAATCCACCAACCGCCGTCTCGATTACATGCTCCAGTTCCTCGACCGGAAGCTCTCCTCCGACCACGCCCACCGCCGCCACTCATCCGGCTCCCGCGCCGCGCAACTGCCGGAGTTCGTCGCGAAGGGCGGCGGCGCTGGCATCTTCCGCCTCCCTGCTCGCGGCGCGGTGCACCCGGCGCGGCCGCCGAGCCTTGAACTGCGGCCGCACCCGCTGCGAGAGACTCAGATTGGACGTTTCCTGAGGAACATTGTTTCCACCGAGTCGCAGCTATGGGCGGCTTCGGAGTGCGGGGTAAGATTCTGGAACTTCAAGGATCTGTACGCGTCGTGGTGCGgcgtaggagaagaagaaggagtgGTTGCGAGGAACGGCGACGAGGAGAGTGCGCCGTTTCGAGAGTCGGTGTGGACCTCACCAACGTTGTGTTTGGTTGCGGATGAGGGGAACAGGTTGGTTTGGAGTGGACATAAGGATGGGAAGATTAGGTGCTGGAAGATGGATGATGATGACGatgataacaacaacaacaactgcGATTGGAGCAATCGGTTTACGGAAAGCTTGTCTTGGCATGCTCACCGTGGACCTGTTCTTTCCCTTACCTTCACCTCTTACGGTCACCCTTCACTCTTCACTACTCTACTAATTACTATTGTTAGACTTAGGCTTGCCTAGTCTAGATTATgataattttagttcttatcTGCTACCCTAGAGGTGTTTAGCTTGATTTCCCACCCCCGGCAATTTCAAGCTAATGCTTTAAAATTGAcattacaaataatttataaaaaaaattgaaattaagaataagagtttaaattttaagtcaagAGTTTAATACCTAGAGATGAaggaaaatacattttaaaccCTAGGTGTTATCAagctaattttttaatagtaattagCTTGTAAGAGTAAGAGTTTAAATTAGGGGATGAAATTAAGAATAAGAGTTTACATTATATAATACATACAAcctaattactatttttttagtatgttCTCATCTTCACTTATTTCTTAAATACTTTACATACTTATCATAAatggaaaattaaataaaataggagagttgatgttaaaaatttaaaaataattttaatataaacgaagatattaatttcattccttAATCTGTGTTATTTTCTTAAATGGACAGGTAAAAAGAAATAGagggagtaattttttaatactaaaagttacgtttaattttaaatttcgtGTATAGTGTATTTTGGATCTTgagatttaaaataaagaagaaaaagggaaagTAGAATTCAAAAGCTTctaaaactagttttttttttctcttaaaaaagttCATTAAGTTTTCTTTATTAACAATAGCTACTTTTTTAAAAGTCCAAAATAAGTTGGGTCAAACGATTTTGATTATAAGCTGTTTTGAGCATTTGGAAAAACCTTTGCAAAACTTCTCTGGACTTGTTTTATGATGTAGGCACTTAACTTGAAAATTGAAGGtatttggttaagtttataaaagtatcttatgattttttttagtattttttatcccATTTCAATAATTTTGCATTGATGTTTTTCAAGCGCTTATGGCATAAGCTCTCATGTGATAAGCTCTTTTTGAATAAGCacttaattaaattgtttactCAAATGTGTACTTAGCTAATCCAAACTTATTAAGATTACTTGTGGTGTAAGTTTATGAAAATTAAGTGCTGATATTTTGgttactaataatattaatatgaaagAAATTCTAATAAATGACCTGTGGGATCTGATGTTCGTTGGTTTATTCACATGCTTGTTGTGAATGTTATACATTATTCTCTCCTTTGCATTTTGTTAATCCAGGGGATCTGTGGTCGGGTTCAGAAGGAGGAGGTATAAAAATATGGCCTTTGGAGGCTGTTGAAAAATCTATTCATCTTACAAAGGAGGAAAGGCACAGTGCTGCCATATTTGTGGAGAGGTCCTATGTTGACTTGAGGAGCCAGCTATCTACAAATGGCTTCAGTAACATGCTAACTTCAGATGTAAAGTACTTAGTATCTGATAATTCGAGAGCAAAGGTGTGGAGTGCTGGCTATTTTTCATTTGCTTTGTGGTGAGATTTTCCCTCCAAAACTCTTGTGGTGTTAGTATTGAACATTAGTATGGGttgattcttttatatttaGGCATTCAagtgtaattaattattttaggatTTTTCTTATCTTGTGGGCACAACTTACTTttgtaaaaaatagtaaatagtaaatacacatttattattttaatatagtaaatatattgctagtttattattatattaagaaGGTGCCTTAGCCCTTTTAATTTACGGACAGATATTCTTTTAAACTTCTATGAACTGGCTTAAATCCTGCTAATAGCAAGACATTGGTTCTATGATATAAATCCTTATGAAATATTAAGGATCATATAACTATGTGCATGGGATGTATAATGAAATCTTAAATAGACTAAGACTTCAGTGTCATATGATCcttactcttttctttttgcattaCTTGTGTGTGCATATTAATACCTTTCACTTAATGTATTCTAGTGCTTGTTAAATTGTAGGGATGCTCGTACAAGAGAGCTACTGAAAGTTTTCAATTCAGATGGACAGATTGAGAATCGGTTGGATGTGTCCTCAATTCAAGACTTTTCAGTGGAGCTTATTTCAAGTTCAAGGAAAGACAAAACACAAAGTTCCATTGGGTTCTTTCAGCGTTCACGTAATGCCATAATGGGGGCAGCAGATGCTGTTCGTCGAGTTGCAGCAAAGGGAGGCTTTGGGGATGATAACCGGAGAACTGAAGCACTAGTGGTAACAATAGATGGAATGATTTGGACAGGGTGTACAAGTGGCTTACTGGTGCAATGGGATGGAAATGGCAATCGCATACAAGATTTTCtctaccattcatcttccatTCAGTGTTTTTGTACTTTTGGCATGCAAATTTGGGTAGGCTATGTGTCTGGCACTGTCCAGGTATTGGACCTCAAGGGTAGTCTGATTGGGGGATGGGTGGCTCATGGCAGTCCAATTGTAAAAATGACAGTTGGCGCTGGTTATGTATTTGCATTGGCTAACCATGGTGGCATTCGTGGATGGAACATCACCTCCCCAGGACCTCTTGATAGCATATTGCGTTCAGAATTGGGTGGCAAAGAATTTTTATAtactaaaatagaaaatataaaaatattgagtgGTACCTGGAATGTTGGACAAGGAAAAGCATCTCTAGATTCCCTTACTTCATGGCTAGGTTCTGTGGCCTCAGATGTTAGCCTTGTTGTTGTTGGGTTGCAAGAGGTTGAAATGGGTGCTGGATTTCTTGCAATGTCTGCAGCTAAAGAAACGGTAAGTCATCATTTTCTGTAATAATACTAGAAAATTGGTACTATGTTATTATTAGAGAACTAGTAGTTGTAAGGGAAGCAGTTGCTGTGTGAATTAtggttagttttttctttttgataaggtTTAACTTTCAACTTTGAGCACATCAATGAGTCCAACATGTCCTTTGAGACAACTTGAGTACAAGATCGACATGGTCATTATAAAAACTAGACAAGAGAAAAAGAGCAATGGGAGGGGACTGGGTGAAAAATTCTTGGATTGATCTATTATAATAGAGCTCCACGTCAAAATGATTTTCTTCTGATTAGCATATTGGTTACTGAAAATCGTTATAGATTTCTGTTGTGATTTTTATTcaatgggaattttacggatgGTTGGATTGTTCATGCGTCATTGTCAGTATTCTGTCATGACAGTCATCGTGTTgttatgtatatacatataaatatatatagtacAATGAATGGTTTTGCCTAACTTTTCTTGCTCATAACCCTCCTCTATGCCCCCATCTCACAAATATATAGGTAGGATTGGAGGGAAGTTCTGTTGGGCAGTGGTGGCTGGATATGATAGACAAAACATTAGATGAAGGTTCAACATTTGAACGTATTGGATCCAGGCAACTTGCTGGCTTGGTCATTGCTGTGTGGTGAGTATCTATGAGTAGGAGTAGATGTGAGCTGGTGAAGCTTTATTATGTCAGAAATAATGCCTGTTGTTTGTTAAGGCAATATGACATGTGTTAAATTTTAGCAATTTGAGCATGCATTGGTCTGCTAAATTGCTTGTATTATGTTAGATTATTTTCTGCTTTCCTTCCTACTTATTAtgaattctattttgatttagTAGATATGGATATGGATCACTAAAGATTGGGTTCCTAATTGTGTCCTGAAAAGAAATATCAACTATTTTCCTcctttgatttgaatttttgtctttgTTATCTAAATTCTTCCTTGCTGCTCTCTTTGCCTAAAGtagttgaatttttctttttcagggTTAAAACCAACATTAGATTTCATGTTGGGGATGTCGAAGTGGCAGCAGTTCCATGTGGCTTTGGACGTGCTATTGGCAATAAGGTGGGCCTGCACTGTCTGCTCTGCTGTTTTGCCTTTCATATTAGTTTTGACTTAGTTTCTTGTGTTTCTATCTATGATTCTATCACTCTGTTTTTGCTAATAAAGGGTGTATTAAGATGTGGCAGTTTCTCATGATCACGGATCTCGTAATTGTCAGCTTTGGTTTCATTGAACAGTCTAACAAGGATATTTAAATATCAGGCTATTGCTAGATTCTCTACTAGATTTTATGGAGTGTTGCAATTCGAAGTAAAAGCAAACAGAGTCAGAGATTTCCATTCTACAAGTTCTGTAATGCAAGCCCATGACGTGATTTGCTTCTGTGTGGTCTGCAAGTAACATATCACGTAACAATTAAAACTTTATCTCTAATTGTGTCCACATAAGAGAGATAGCCAGTATGATGTTAGTTGATGACTTTGGCTTGAGTTTCATCATTATGcaacacacacatataaagCCAATGGGACCTGCAAGTCTTCTCATAGATATTGGAAATATTTGTGTTTCAGTTATGACATGACATGCTATAGTGTACTCATTATTAATTTGCTCCAAATATTGAAAATTACCATTCAGCTATGCACTGCAGTGTTTTCTGTGGTATATGGAGGCCAATGGTAGTAAGTGCGCGCCATAGCACATGGCATGCTAGTTGCCATATTGAAGCATGAAACCAtttcatcaaaagaaaaaatatagaacTATGTAAAACTGAATATATTATAACTGAAGAAAAGGAGAAACAGGGAGAGACAGAACACAGCAATTTTCTATGTGATTTCagcaacaaaatcaaaacaatgaaaaaaaatctagtaTGGAGTAGGTTTCATACTTCAATGATGATTCCGACATTGTCAGTGAAGCTttctgctcttaagatctttgAAGGAACTCAAGCTAGGTGCCATGCATTTTTCAACCACTTTGGTATGGCTCATGCTACATGCCATGGATACCACAACTAAGGTGGTGCCACATTGAATACCATGCCATATTTGGTTTTATTATGGCTGTGACCTCTCCAAAAATGCCATGCCATGCCATGCCATGCCATGCCATGGAGGTTCTATTGGCAACACCATCACCTGTTTTATTATATGTGTGGtgtgctatttttttttcccaGTTAACAATAGTTTTTTATAGGTATCTCCTTTTTGTTTCAGTTTTTGCTGTTTTGACCATTGACATAGGAGATGTTTGTTTCACCAGGGAGCTGTTGGTTTGAGAATTAGAGTGTATGATCGGATAATGTGCTTTGTTAATTGTCACTTTGCTGCACATTTAGATGCAGTTGGTCGTCGCAACGCAGATTTTGATCATGTATACCGAACAATGTCCTTCAGTCGGCCAACAAACCTCTTAAATACTACAGCTGGTACTTTGCTGTGCCTATTCCTGATCTTCTCACTTTCCTTATCTATGTATTTATTTTGGCCGGTTTATAGATCTGGCTTGCCATTGGGCCTTTCTGTTGCAGCTGGCACTTCATCTTCTGTTCCAACGTTTCGTGGTACAAATGTATGTAGATGCTGTCCACTTTATTCATATAAGTGATGCTTTATGATGCACTCAGATAGTTGGATGAAGCATTGATTCTTGAGATTGGTTTCCAGTCTGCAGAAGGGATGCCCGAGTTATCTGAGGCAGACATGGTTGTGTTTCTTGGTGATTTTAATTATCGACTTGATGACATTTCTTATGACGAAGCAAGAGATTTTGTTTCTCAAAGATGCTTTGATTGGCTTAGAGAAAGGGACCAACTTCGAGCAGAAATGGAAGCTGGGAATGTCTTCCAAGGA comes from Glycine soja cultivar W05 chromosome 20, ASM419377v2, whole genome shotgun sequence and encodes:
- the LOC114402594 gene encoding heavy metal-associated isoprenylated plant protein 30-like isoform X2, giving the protein MCCTGCERVVKNAIYKLKGIDSVEVDLEMERVRVGGYVDRNKVLKAVRRAGKRAEFWPYPNPPLYFTSADHYFKDTTHEFKESYNYYRHGYNLPERHGTMHVSHRGDDNVSNMFNDDNVNACHIM
- the LOC114402594 gene encoding heavy metal-associated isoprenylated plant protein 30-like isoform X1 — encoded protein: MASLLQKAFGSEISSFIYRLFIYQDHNKGIPRNFKMPKKGRPLSLQTVELKVRMCCTGCERVVKNAIYKLKGIDSVEVDLEMERVRVGGYVDRNKVLKAVRRAGKRAEFWPYPNPPLYFTSADHYFKDTTHEFKESYNYYRHGYNLPERHGTMHVSHRGDDNVSNMFNDDNVNACHIM
- the LOC114403244 gene encoding type II inositol polyphosphate 5-phosphatase 15-like, whose amino-acid sequence is MIVRIVVIGTGVRCLISAGILLGLSVRLCFHSLTSHTFPNFDSMDPSSSPLRQNDVASFDRQTSSRIYLHSSSSDDDVSPSHSIQSTNRRLDYMLQFLDRKLSSDHAHRRHSSGSRAAQLPEFVAKGGGAGIFRLPARGAVHPARPPSLELRPHPLRETQIGRFLRNIVSTESQLWAASECGVRFWNFKDLYASWCGVGEEEGVVARNGDEESAPFRESVWTSPTLCLVADEGNRLVWSGHKDGKIRCWKMDDDDDDNNNNNCDWSNRFTESLSWHAHRGPVLSLTFTSYGDLWSGSEGGGIKIWPLEAVEKSIHLTKEERHSAAIFVERSYVDLRSQLSTNGFSNMLTSDVKYLVSDNSRAKVWSAGYFSFALWDARTRELLKVFNSDGQIENRLDVSSIQDFSVELISSSRKDKTQSSIGFFQRSRNAIMGAADAVRRVAAKGGFGDDNRRTEALVVTIDGMIWTGCTSGLLVQWDGNGNRIQDFLYHSSSIQCFCTFGMQIWVGYVSGTVQVLDLKGSLIGGWVAHGSPIVKMTVGAGYVFALANHGGIRGWNITSPGPLDSILRSELGGKEFLYTKIENIKILSGTWNVGQGKASLDSLTSWLGSVASDVSLVVVGLQEVEMGAGFLAMSAAKETVGLEGSSVGQWWLDMIDKTLDEGSTFERIGSRQLAGLVIAVWVKTNIRFHVGDVEVAAVPCGFGRAIGNKGAVGLRIRVYDRIMCFVNCHFAAHLDAVGRRNADFDHVYRTMSFSRPTNLLNTTAAGTSSSVPTFRGTNSAEGMPELSEADMVVFLGDFNYRLDDISYDEARDFVSQRCFDWLRERDQLRAEMEAGNVFQGMREAIITFPPTYKFERHQVGLAGYDSGEKKRIPAWCDRILYRDSCTSLLSDCSLECPIVSSVLQYEACMDVTDSDHKPVRCIFSIDIARVDEPIRRQEFGEILESNEKIKYLLKELCKIPETIISTNNIILQNQDTLILRITNKCAEGNALFEIICEGQSTVTGDQKATNHQLRGSFGFPRWLEVSPATGIIRPDQIVEVSVHHEEFQTLEEFVDGVVQNSWCEDSRDKEAILVVKVHGNYTIQPRNHRVRVHHCYSSKKKPMIDSQPDSSRHIQGTVLHRSDFQPFSSSCDVVDQLQKLHSP